The following DNA comes from Nocardioides panzhihuensis.
GCCCCGGGACCGAGGACGTACGCGAGGCCGCCCTGTTCGAGCAGACGGCCGCTCGCGACCTCGCCCGGAGTCCGGAGGCGGAGACCGGCGACGTCCTGGGCGCGCTCGGTCGAGCAGACCGCGCCCAGCTGGAGGCGGACATCGCCGCGGCGCGCGAGCTCATGGTGATGACCGACGCGCAGCCGAAGCTGCCTGACTGGAAGATCGTGACGCCGCCGAGGCCCGACCAGCTGCGGCGGCTCTACCGCAAGGCGCAGCAGGAGACGGGGACGCCGTGGGAGTACCTGGCGGCCGTCCATCTGGTCGAGACCCGGATGGGCCGCATCCGCGGCACGAGCACCGCGGGCGCGCAGGGCCCGATGCAGTTCCTGCCCTCGACCTTCGCCCAGTACGGCGCCGGTGGCGACATCAACGACCCCGGCGACGCGATCATGGCCGCCGGTCGCATGCTCGCCAACAACGGCGCCCCCGGTGACATGTCCGGCGCCCTGTGGTCCTACAACCACTCCGACCGGTACGTGGCCGCCGTCAGCGCCTACGCCGAGCAGATGAGACGCGAGCCCGCTGCGTACGACCTCTACTGGCACTGGCAGGTCCTCTACCGCCACCAGGACGGCACCATGATGCTCCCCGAGGGCTACCCGGACGAGAAGCCGGTACGCATCGCCGACTGACCCACCGAGAGCCGGCCGCTCCGGCGGGTCTCAGTAAGGCCGCTCGACGGCGTACTGCACGAGGCTGACTTCCTCGCCCCGATAGGTGTCGGTGCCGTGGCGGCCGGTCTCGATGAAGCCGGTGGCCTTGAAGAGCTTCTTGGCGCGGTCGTTGGTCTCGTGGGTCTCGGCCCAGATCCGGCTCAGGTCGAGGACGGAGAAGCCGTAGGTGAGGGCGGTCTTGATGGCCCGCTGGCCGAGGCCCTGGCCCCAGCGCGAGCTCGGGCCGATGGCGATGCCGAGCTCGCGGGTGTCGGGGGCGAGGCCATGGAGGTCGGCGTAGCCGACGACCTCCTCGTCGAGCTCCACGGCGAGCCTGATGAGCTCGGGCGGCGGCGCGTCGATCAGCCGGCGCCAGTGGCGGAGGTGACCGTCGCGGTCGCGCTCCGGCCAGCCGTTGGCGATCCGGAACTCCTCGTCCTGTGCCCAGTCGGCGAAGACGTGTTCGTCACCCGGTGACAGCGGACGAAGGCGCATGGTGTCGGTGCGGGGCATCGGCCGAGTCTCTCAGATCCGCGGCCCGGCCGATCCCCCACCCGGGATCAGTAGGTGAGCTGGACCTTGGTCGCGAGCCGCTCGTCCATCAGTCGGTAGCCCTCGGCGGCCTCGGCGAACGGCAGCGCCTTGTCGAAGACCAGACCTGGGTTGATGGTGCCTTCCAGGGTGAGGCGCAGGAGGTCGGGCAGGTAGCGGCGTACCGGCGCCATCCCGCCCTTGAGACCCACGTTGGTGCGGAAGAGCGCGTTGACCGGGAGGTTGACGTCGTGCGGGACACCGACGAACCCGACGGTCGCGCCTGGGCGTGCGACCTTCGAGGCAGTCTTGAAGGACTGGTCGGTGCCCACGCACTCGAGGACGTAGTCGGCGCCGATGCCGCCGGTGAGCTCGCGTACGGCGGCCTCACCCTCCTTCCCGCGGGCGACGACGATATCGGTGGCGCCGAACTTCTTGGCGATCTCCTGGCGGGTCTCGTGGCGCGACATCGCGACGACCCGCTCGGCGCCGAGCTGGGCGGCCGCGAGCACGCCGCACAGGCCGACCGCCCCGTCACCGACGACGACCGCGGTGCCGCCCCTGGCGCCGGATCCGAGGCCGGACATCACCGCGGCGTGCCAGCCGGTGGCCATCACGTCGGTGAGCGCGAGCAGGTCGGGATACATCGCCGGGTCCGGCGTCTCGTCGAGCTTGACCAGCGAGCCGTCGGCCTGGTTGACCAGCGCGTACTCGCTCTGGCCGCTGACGGTGAAGCCGAGGTTGTCGCAGACCGACTGGACGCCGGCGAGGCAGTGCGGACAGGTGTTGTCGCAGTGGTCGAAGGGGACGATCACGAAGTCGCCGGGCTTGAAGTCGCGTACGTCGGCGCCGACCTCCTCGATGACGCCGATGCACTCGTGACCGATGGTGCGCGGCTCCTCGATCTCGCCGTTGGCGCCGCGGTAGTTCCACAGGTCGGAGCCGCAGATGCAGGAGCCGACCACCTTCACGATCGCGTCGGTGGTCTTTACCAGTGTCGGATCGGGTACCTGGGTGAAGCGGATGTCGCCCACCCCGTGGATCGTCGTCGCATGCATGGTGGCATCCTGTCACCCGGCGTACGACCGTGTTGCACACAGTGGCCCTCCGGGGACGGGCCCACAGTGCAGGAACGAATCGCCGACACTTCGCGGGGAATCCAGGCATATCTCATATATGAGTTACGGTGGTGCACCATGACCGACGGATACAAAGGTCGTATCGGGAATCTGATTCGCGATGCGCGCAAGCACAAGGGCCTGACCCAGGCACAGCTCGCCGACCTTCTCAACACAAGCCAGAGCGCGATCAACCGCATCGAACAGGGGCAACAGAACCTTTCCCTGGAGATGATCGCCCGGGTCGGTGCCGCTCTCGACTCCTCCCTCGTCGACATCGGCGCCGGACCGACCCACCTGCGTGTCACCGGCCCGACGACCCTGTCCGGTGAGATCACGGTCAAGACCTCGAAGAACGCCGGGGTCGCCCTCCTGGTCGGCTCGCTCCTCAACCGGGGCCGTACGACGCTGCGCAAGGTCGCACGCATCGAAGAGGTCAACCGGATCATCGAGGTGCTCAACTCGATCGGCGTACAGACCCGCTGGCTCAACGACGACAACGACCTCGAGATCGTGCCGCCGAAGGAGCTGCGCCTCGACGCCGTCGACGAGACCGCCGCACGCCGCACGCGCTCGGTGATCATGTTCCTCGGGCCGCTGCTGCACCGTCTCGACAACTTCGAGCTCCCCTACGCCGGCGGCTGCAACCTCGGCACCCGCACCGTGGAGCCGCACCTGTCGGCCCTGCGCCCCTTCGGCCTCGAGGTCAAGGCGACCGATGGCGCCTACCACGCGACCGTCAACCGCGAGATCCAGCCGGGCCGCCCGATCGTGCTGACCGAGCGTGGCGACACCGTCACCGAGAACGCCCTGATGGCTGCCGCCCTGCACCCGGGCACCACCGTGATCCGCAACGCCTCGTCCAACTACATGGTCCAGGACCTCTGCTTCTACCTGCAGAAGCTGGGCGTCGAGGTCGAGGGCATCGGCACCACCACGCTGCGCATCACCGGCCGCGAGATCATCGACGTCGACGTCGACTACGCGCCGAGCGAGGACCCGATCGAGGCGATGTCGCTGCTGACCGCCGCGATCGTGACCGACTCCGAGATCACCATCAAGCGGGTCCCGATCGAGTTCATGGAGATCGAGCTGGCGACCCTGGAGGAGATGGGCTTCAACTACACCCTCACCGAGGAGTACCTGGCGCTCAACGGCAAGACCCGCCTGGTCGACATCAACACCAAGCACTCGATCCTGCACGCGCCGCTGGACAAGATCCACCCGCTCCCCTTCCCCGGTCTCAACATCGACAACCTGCCGTTCTTCGCCGCCATCGCCGCGGTGGCCCAGGGTCAGACGCTGCTGCACGACTGGGTCTACGAGAACCGCGCGATCTACCTGACCGAGCTCAACAAGCTCGGCGGCAACGTCACGCTCATGGACCCGCACCGGGTCATGATCGAGGGCCCTACGCACTTCTCCGGCACCGAGATCGTCTGCCCGCCGGCGCTGCGTCCCGCCGTCGTCATCCTGCTCGCGATGCTCGCCTCCAAGGGCACCTCGGTCCTGCGCTCGACCTACGTCATCGCCCGGGGTTACGAGGATCTCGCCGAGCGGCTCAACCAGCTCGGCGCGAACATCACCGCTTTCCGTGACATCTGAGGCAGATCTGAGTCGCAACTGAGTCTCCGGGCTCACGCGAACGGGCGCTGACGGGTGGTTAGATGCTCCCCGTGAAGGAGCAGAGACGACGCGTACGCGCCTATGCGCACCGTGGTGGAGCGCTCCATCCCGACCTGGTCGGGATGGAGAACACCATGGAGGCGTTCCGGCATGCGGTGGAGCTCGGCTACACCCATCTCGAGACCGACGTGCACGTCACTCGTGACGGTGTGCTGCTCGCCTTCCACGACGAGGCGCTCGACAGGGTGACCGACGTCAGCGGGCTGATCGCGGAGATGACGTACGCCGAGGTGCAGGCAGCCCGCATCGGCGGCCAGCACGGCGTGCCGACGCTGGCCGAGCTCTTCGCGGCCTTCCCGGAGGCCACCTTCAACATCGACCTCAAGTCCGACGGGTCCGTCGGCGCCGTGGCCGAGCTGCTCGAGGCGACCGACCACGAGGACAAGGTCATCGTCGGCTCGTTCTCGAGGCGACGGCTGGAGAGGTTCCGGCGCCTGACCAACGGCCGGGTACGCACCTCGGCCCACCCGCGAGAGGTGCTGGCCTACCTGCTGGCGCCTACGGCCGGGATCGCCAAGCGGCTGGCCGGCGCCCGTTTCGACGCGTTCCAGATCCCGCACCGCCACCGTCTTCCCGGGCCGCTGTCGATCCGGGTGGCGTCTCGTGGTCTCGTCCGCCGCGCCCACAAGGCGGGCAAGGAGGTCCACGTCTGGACCGTCGACGACCCGGCCGAGATGGCGCGGCTGATCAAGCGCGACGTCGACGGTCTGATGACCGACCGCACCGACGTACTGAAAGCGTTCCTGCAGGAGCGTGGCCTGTGGGAGGCTACGACGCCTCGGGCTGAGCCCACCGAACAGAACGACGAGGAGCCCGAGAAGTGAGCACATCAGCCGGGATCGGCGACTTCAGTCCGGCCGAGCGGGCCAGGGAGCAGAAGGGCTGGTTCTTCACCGACTGGGCCGTCTCCGCGTTCCAGACGACGGTCGCCGGGGTGCTGTTCGCGCCCTACCTGATCGAGATCGCGAAGGCCGCCGCCGTCGACAACCGGATCGACGTGCTCGGGCTCTCGATCGCACCCGGGGCGCTGCCGTCGTACGTCATCACCTTCTCCACCCTGCTCTCGGCGCTGATCTATCCGCTGGTCGGAGCGATCGCCGACCGCACCTCGCGCAAGCCGGACCTGATGGTCGGCTTCGCCTGGGCCGGCGCGCTCTGTGCGGCGCTGCTGTTCTTCATGACCGGGGACAACTGGTGGTTCGGCTCGATCATGTTCATCATCGCCAACCTGTGCGCGGGCGCGGCGGTGGTGGTCAGCGACTCGATCCTCCCGCTGATCTCGACCGAGGACGAGCGCGACCGGGTCTCCTCCATCGGTTGGGCCTATGGGTACGCCGGTGGCGGGCTGCTGCTCGCCGTCAACTTCCTCCTGGTCACCTTCGCCGACCCGCTCGGCCTCGGCACCGAGCTGGCCGTGCGGATCTCGATGCTCTCGGCCGGCCTGTGGTGGGCGGGCTTCATCATCATCCCCTGGCGTCGGATCCGGCGACGCGAGCCCGCGGACGTCGAGAACGTCTCCGGTGGTGTCGTGGCGCGCTCCTTCGGTCAGCTGTTCGTGACGCTCAAGGAGCTGCCGAAGTATCCGGTCGCGCTGACGTTCCTGCTGGCCTACCTCTTCTTCAACGACGGCATCCAGACCGTGATCAGCTCGGCTTCGATCTACGGCGTCGAGGAGCTCGGATTCGAGACCGGCACGATGCTCGGCATCTATCTGCTGGTGCAGTTCGTCGCGGTCGGCGGGGCGATCTTCTTCGGGCGGCTGGCCAAGGTCTTCGGCGCCAAGCGGGTGATCCTCGGTGGGCTGGTCGGCTGGATGGCCATCGTCGTCGCCGCCTACTTCGTGCCGGAGCGCACTCTGCTGCCGCTTCTGATCGTCGCCGTCGGGATCGGTCTGGTCATGGGCGGCACCCAGGCACTGGCGCGCTCGTACTTCTCGCTGTTCATCCCGGCCGGCAAGGAGGCGGAGTACTTCAGCCTCTACCACGCCATGGACCGTGGCACCTCGTGGCTCGGCACCCTCGTCTTCGGGCTCGTCTACCAGCTCACCGACTCCTACCGGCCGGCGATCCTGGCGCTGATCGCCTTCTTCGTCCTCGGTGGCGCGCTGCTCGCACTGGTGAACACCGCGAAGGGCATCGAGCAGGCCGGCAACCGGGCACCCCAACGAGTCTGAGGCCCTCAGGACTTTCTCAGGGAGATCCGCAGGTCAGGCGAGTCCTGTATCGAACACCACGGCGAGAACCTCGACATTTCACGGAATCATCACCTCCTCTGTACCGTTGCAGGTACGAAGAGG
Coding sequences within:
- a CDS encoding transglycosylase SLT domain-containing protein — translated: MRIRLAALTAIAAVSALVAGCGSEPSSDPGRSPSASSLAQPSTTPAPPKTIPLDDESVPLAERVTQAMATVASGSPGTEDVREAALFEQTAARDLARSPEAETGDVLGALGRADRAQLEADIAAARELMVMTDAQPKLPDWKIVTPPRPDQLRRLYRKAQQETGTPWEYLAAVHLVETRMGRIRGTSTAGAQGPMQFLPSTFAQYGAGGDINDPGDAIMAAGRMLANNGAPGDMSGALWSYNHSDRYVAAVSAYAEQMRREPAAYDLYWHWQVLYRHQDGTMMLPEGYPDEKPVRIAD
- a CDS encoding GNAT family N-acetyltransferase, encoding MPRTDTMRLRPLSPGDEHVFADWAQDEEFRIANGWPERDRDGHLRHWRRLIDAPPPELIRLAVELDEEVVGYADLHGLAPDTRELGIAIGPSSRWGQGLGQRAIKTALTYGFSVLDLSRIWAETHETNDRAKKLFKATGFIETGRHGTDTYRGEEVSLVQYAVERPY
- a CDS encoding zinc-dependent alcohol dehydrogenase family protein yields the protein MHATTIHGVGDIRFTQVPDPTLVKTTDAIVKVVGSCICGSDLWNYRGANGEIEEPRTIGHECIGVIEEVGADVRDFKPGDFVIVPFDHCDNTCPHCLAGVQSVCDNLGFTVSGQSEYALVNQADGSLVKLDETPDPAMYPDLLALTDVMATGWHAAVMSGLGSGARGGTAVVVGDGAVGLCGVLAAAQLGAERVVAMSRHETRQEIAKKFGATDIVVARGKEGEAAVRELTGGIGADYVLECVGTDQSFKTASKVARPGATVGFVGVPHDVNLPVNALFRTNVGLKGGMAPVRRYLPDLLRLTLEGTINPGLVFDKALPFAEAAEGYRLMDERLATKVQLTY
- a CDS encoding UDP-N-acetylglucosamine 1-carboxyvinyltransferase, producing MTDGYKGRIGNLIRDARKHKGLTQAQLADLLNTSQSAINRIEQGQQNLSLEMIARVGAALDSSLVDIGAGPTHLRVTGPTTLSGEITVKTSKNAGVALLVGSLLNRGRTTLRKVARIEEVNRIIEVLNSIGVQTRWLNDDNDLEIVPPKELRLDAVDETAARRTRSVIMFLGPLLHRLDNFELPYAGGCNLGTRTVEPHLSALRPFGLEVKATDGAYHATVNREIQPGRPIVLTERGDTVTENALMAAALHPGTTVIRNASSNYMVQDLCFYLQKLGVEVEGIGTTTLRITGREIIDVDVDYAPSEDPIEAMSLLTAAIVTDSEITIKRVPIEFMEIELATLEEMGFNYTLTEEYLALNGKTRLVDINTKHSILHAPLDKIHPLPFPGLNIDNLPFFAAIAAVAQGQTLLHDWVYENRAIYLTELNKLGGNVTLMDPHRVMIEGPTHFSGTEIVCPPALRPAVVILLAMLASKGTSVLRSTYVIARGYEDLAERLNQLGANITAFRDI
- a CDS encoding glycerophosphodiester phosphodiesterase family protein, with product MLPVKEQRRRVRAYAHRGGALHPDLVGMENTMEAFRHAVELGYTHLETDVHVTRDGVLLAFHDEALDRVTDVSGLIAEMTYAEVQAARIGGQHGVPTLAELFAAFPEATFNIDLKSDGSVGAVAELLEATDHEDKVIVGSFSRRRLERFRRLTNGRVRTSAHPREVLAYLLAPTAGIAKRLAGARFDAFQIPHRHRLPGPLSIRVASRGLVRRAHKAGKEVHVWTVDDPAEMARLIKRDVDGLMTDRTDVLKAFLQERGLWEATTPRAEPTEQNDEEPEK
- a CDS encoding MFS transporter — its product is MSTSAGIGDFSPAERAREQKGWFFTDWAVSAFQTTVAGVLFAPYLIEIAKAAAVDNRIDVLGLSIAPGALPSYVITFSTLLSALIYPLVGAIADRTSRKPDLMVGFAWAGALCAALLFFMTGDNWWFGSIMFIIANLCAGAAVVVSDSILPLISTEDERDRVSSIGWAYGYAGGGLLLAVNFLLVTFADPLGLGTELAVRISMLSAGLWWAGFIIIPWRRIRRREPADVENVSGGVVARSFGQLFVTLKELPKYPVALTFLLAYLFFNDGIQTVISSASIYGVEELGFETGTMLGIYLLVQFVAVGGAIFFGRLAKVFGAKRVILGGLVGWMAIVVAAYFVPERTLLPLLIVAVGIGLVMGGTQALARSYFSLFIPAGKEAEYFSLYHAMDRGTSWLGTLVFGLVYQLTDSYRPAILALIAFFVLGGALLALVNTAKGIEQAGNRAPQRV